In the Silvanigrella aquatica genome, ATTTTTTGAGACACTTCATCATCATCAATGTATAGAATTTTCTTTTTAACAGGGGGAGCTGTTTCTTCAAATTTTTTTTCTGAATTTATGTTCTTGTTTTCTTCTGTCATGTCAGTTTCCTTAGGTTTAATTATAATTTAGATTTTAATAAATTTCTTTTTAGTCAAATTCTTGTCATGAGCAAAATATATCTATTATTCAATTTTTTAAGATCCCGATAACTCATTGATAAAATTTATTTTTTAATAAAAAGGATTTTATGTCTAAAATTAAATTAAAAGATAACGAAGTTTTATATTTAATAGTCGTTGTTCTTTTTATTTGTTCCTTTTCCATTTTTATCTTCTTCAAAAATTTTGATTTTAATGACTTGGTAGGAATTGAACTTTGGTTTTTCAATGGCATGAAATTTTATATGCTTTTTTTATTCTCAAGGCTTGTTCTGCATTTAATGCTAAGTTTTGCAAATAAATTTTTCTATAAAACCCCAGAAAAAATTAAATATTTTCCTTTAGTCACAGTTATTATCCCATGTTTTAATGAAGAAAAAGTAATTAATAATGCGGCTAAATCCGTTTTAGGAATGAGCTATCCTAATATTGAAATATTAATTGTCGATGATGGGTCAAGCGATACAACAATTGATGTCATAGCTCTTTTAGAAAGAAAAGGAAAAATTAGAGCCATTCATCAAGAAAATGCAGGTAAAGCCAGTGCATTAAACCGGGCTATTATTGAGTCCCATGGGGATTTTGTTTTGTGTATGGATGCGGACAGTGTCTTAAATTCTGATGCCATTGAAACAGGAATGAAATATTTTGAAGTTGATCCTGCTATTGCGGCCGTAGCTGGTAGTGTTGAAATTGGAAATGTAAACAATGCCATTACCTCTTTTCAAAGGCTTGAATACGTTTCGGGTTTGAATTTATTTAAAAGCGC is a window encoding:
- a CDS encoding glycosyltransferase family 2 protein, translated to MSKIKLKDNEVLYLIVVVLFICSFSIFIFFKNFDFNDLVGIELWFFNGMKFYMLFLFSRLVLHLMLSFANKFFYKTPEKIKYFPLVTVIIPCFNEEKVINNAAKSVLGMSYPNIEILIVDDGSSDTTIDVIALLERKGKIRAIHQENAGKASALNRAIIESHGDFVLCMDADSVLNSDAIETGMKYFEVDPAIAAVAGSVEIGNVNNAITSFQRLEYVSGLNLFKSAQSFLNMVIVVPGPIGLFRKSFLQEVGGYRSNTFAEDCELTVRLLMAGLKIIYDPGMVAVTEAPEDFNSLISQRYRWTRGIIQAIRENIIWLIKPHKSFKNFTIIFYMIIESVFIPSANFLFGMFAIVHTLIYHTNSFIGYFFYQLVILDMTVTLFCVVTEKRSFSLILYSAINRITYGFSMEVVKFFSILDELLSLPMTWAKLDRKGM